The Saprospiraceae bacterium genome includes a window with the following:
- a CDS encoding transposase → MHRNINDAISSEIIARHVSENYEELEKAKPRSLHFYTAKQMHKTIQGFIKQKTRNINQLEKVVYSCIPGLLTFSKNGMPKYMYKVLQKYPSKAKILNAKTASLAKIKGLTMEKAEAIQKAVKLDSGSGNTILTELNIKTLAQTINLFSTQIKELQSELAKHGANDLADLLVTIPGCGIESAVSLSIEIEDINRFNSAASLCCYFGVHPENHTSGDISKKPKMSKKGSSSYRGTIYMVAKNAIMYDPYFKEVYSNQRAKGKTYNDALGVIMNKLTRVIYGMLTNKEAYDSSKPKTQKKQTSRRRSANREVGKRNRRL, encoded by the coding sequence ATGCATCGCAATATTAATGACGCCATCAGTAGTGAAATTATAGCTAGGCATGTATCTGAAAATTATGAGGAACTAGAGAAAGCCAAGCCTAGATCCTTACATTTTTATACTGCGAAACAGATGCACAAAACTATACAAGGATTTATTAAACAAAAGACGAGAAATATCAACCAACTTGAGAAAGTAGTGTATAGTTGTATTCCTGGTCTTTTAACTTTTAGTAAAAATGGCATGCCAAAATACATGTATAAAGTACTTCAAAAGTATCCATCAAAGGCAAAGATATTAAATGCGAAAACAGCTTCATTGGCTAAAATCAAAGGGTTAACCATGGAGAAGGCTGAGGCCATCCAAAAAGCGGTGAAGCTAGATTCAGGGTCGGGTAATACGATACTTACTGAGCTGAATATTAAAACATTGGCCCAAACTATTAACTTATTCTCCACCCAGATCAAAGAACTTCAATCAGAACTTGCTAAACACGGAGCCAACGACTTAGCGGATTTATTAGTCACAATTCCTGGTTGCGGCATCGAGTCAGCAGTGTCATTAAGCATAGAAATAGAAGATATAAATCGATTTAACAGTGCCGCATCACTTTGTTGCTATTTTGGAGTACACCCAGAAAACCATACAAGTGGTGATATATCAAAGAAACCTAAAATGAGCAAAAAAGGAAGTAGTTCATATAGGGGTACAATATACATGGTAGCTAAAAATGCGATTATGTATGACCCTTATTTTAAAGAGGTATATTCAAATCAAAGAGCGAAAGGTAAGACCTATAACGATGCTTTAGGTGTAATAATGAACAAGTTAACAAGAGTGATCTATGGTATGCTTACAAACAAAGAGGCATACGATTCATCAAAACCTAAAACACAAAAAAAACAAACCAGTAGACGCAGATCAGCAAATAGAGAAGTTGGAAAAAGAAACCGCAGATTATAA
- a CDS encoding 1-aminocyclopropane-1-carboxylate deaminase/D-cysteine desulfhydrase, which produces MQALLTVQDYYLPSPLIQISAPWLNEKNITLIVKREDLIHPWLSGNKYRKLKYNLLKAQSEGKKEILTFGGAFSNHIHATAGAGKLFGFSTIGIIRGEIDEDNPTIRFCRQMGMHLIPVSRHDYRLKEASPEVGAILEEYQDAYIVPEGGTNLLALEGVQEMVTELYSQMEAGPDTIILPCGTGGTSAGILVHPEVQSNVLTFSSLKSDHLYDEILSLAQYRNKHLLTVNTDYHFGGYGKWDQSLLDFMVQFESDYLIPLDHVYNAKALFGLFDLIKKDFFAPGATIVYIHTGGLQGREGLEYIRKKETKR; this is translated from the coding sequence ATGCAGGCTTTGCTCACAGTTCAAGATTATTACCTACCTAGCCCCCTGATTCAAATCAGTGCTCCGTGGCTGAATGAGAAAAACATAACACTTATTGTCAAACGCGAGGACCTGATCCATCCGTGGCTCTCCGGCAATAAATACCGAAAGCTGAAATACAATCTGCTCAAAGCACAATCTGAGGGGAAAAAAGAGATATTGACATTCGGAGGTGCCTTCTCCAATCATATCCATGCGACCGCCGGTGCAGGAAAATTATTTGGATTTAGTACTATCGGTATTATCCGCGGAGAGATCGACGAAGATAACCCAACCATTAGGTTTTGCCGGCAGATGGGTATGCACCTGATCCCGGTATCGAGACATGACTACAGGCTCAAGGAAGCTTCACCGGAGGTCGGCGCCATCCTGGAAGAGTATCAGGATGCCTATATCGTGCCGGAAGGCGGTACAAATCTGCTGGCGCTGGAAGGTGTTCAGGAGATGGTCACGGAGCTGTACAGTCAGATGGAAGCGGGTCCTGATACTATCATACTGCCATGTGGGACCGGTGGTACATCGGCAGGTATTCTGGTACACCCGGAGGTGCAGTCAAATGTTCTTACATTTTCATCATTGAAAAGTGACCACCTGTATGATGAAATTCTGTCGCTTGCACAGTACAGAAACAAACACTTACTGACCGTAAACACGGACTATCACTTCGGTGGATACGGGAAGTGGGATCAATCACTGCTGGACTTTATGGTACAATTTGAGTCAGACTACCTGATACCTCTTGACCATGTCTATAATGCCAAGGCGTTGTTCGGTCTCTTCGACCTGATAAAGAAGGACTTCTTTGCTCCCGGTGCCACTATTGTTTATATCCATACCGGTGGGCTACAGGGTAGGGAAGGGCTGGAGTATATACGAAAGAAAGAAACAAAGAGGTAA
- a CDS encoding sensor histidine kinase translates to MKGVITLLVLSFLPALLFGQFNKDSLYSYGDLQRILEFARKNNDQNTLAEVYIKLGDYEGDIFSKYEKSLEYYQRSLEYFKVKKDSDGIHKANHAIARRYIDAEFYTEASGILENLISIYKSDNQGLQLAYVYFDLGRLYKARGDISKATEYLNKAVVLSKTHKDEIFELKIIFEKIQNYEEQNELDSALYQSFEAFKLSNITGNRDLIAKSLYHIGHINKLGRNFERAIKYMTDCEMIIPFQPYSETRKSLYRELAEVYALSGRHREGFLYLKKYTALNDSILNKSRHESLTNLAMKYGTKDIKSNIELLKIEKEFADERNRAQRRTLYILAIGLFVVTISIYFIVKFYDQRISTARIISEQKEEINHQKIRELEDNLKMNSMRSVITGQEIERERIAKDLHDSLGGLLSTIKLQFDNVRSKKQELADLKEYNHAHKLLDTAVDEVRTISRNLQPGSLHDLGLVSAIKDLINRFEGDGYPEIDFQYYEMPEKMDKMISLLVYRIIQELLNNSLKHAQAKEILIQINTEDNELVIQYEDDGVGFDQNNLKRKGMGLENIKSRVNYMHGSLIMDSKQDEGMSVLIRIRYQ, encoded by the coding sequence TTGAAAGGAGTTATTACATTGCTTGTTTTATCTTTTTTGCCGGCATTACTGTTTGGCCAATTCAATAAAGATAGTCTCTACTCTTATGGTGATTTACAAAGGATTTTGGAATTTGCCAGAAAAAACAATGACCAGAATACATTGGCAGAAGTATATATCAAACTCGGTGATTATGAAGGAGATATTTTTTCTAAGTATGAAAAATCACTGGAGTATTATCAGCGATCATTGGAATACTTTAAGGTAAAAAAAGATAGTGATGGTATTCATAAAGCCAATCATGCAATTGCCAGAAGATACATAGATGCTGAATTCTACACAGAGGCTTCAGGCATTCTTGAGAACCTTATTTCTATATATAAATCAGACAATCAGGGCCTTCAACTTGCATACGTATATTTTGATCTGGGAAGATTATATAAGGCAAGGGGTGATATTTCTAAAGCAACCGAATACCTGAACAAAGCTGTGGTACTTAGCAAGACGCACAAAGATGAAATTTTTGAATTGAAAATTATTTTCGAAAAGATTCAGAATTATGAGGAACAAAATGAACTGGATAGCGCTTTGTACCAATCATTTGAAGCCTTCAAACTGAGCAACATCACAGGAAACAGAGATTTGATAGCCAAAAGCCTCTATCATATCGGACATATCAACAAGCTGGGGAGGAACTTTGAGCGGGCAATAAAATATATGACAGATTGTGAAATGATCATACCATTTCAGCCTTACAGTGAGACACGAAAAAGTCTGTACCGTGAACTTGCTGAAGTCTACGCACTATCAGGAAGGCACAGAGAGGGTTTTTTGTACCTCAAAAAGTATACGGCTTTAAACGACTCTATACTGAACAAAAGCAGGCACGAATCTCTCACTAATCTTGCGATGAAGTATGGTACCAAGGATATAAAATCCAATATAGAACTACTGAAAATAGAAAAAGAATTTGCAGACGAAAGAAATAGAGCCCAGCGACGTACTCTTTACATCCTTGCTATCGGACTTTTTGTAGTTACGATCTCCATATATTTTATAGTAAAATTTTATGATCAGCGCATCAGTACCGCAAGGATAATTTCTGAACAAAAAGAAGAAATCAATCATCAGAAGATCAGAGAGTTGGAAGACAATCTCAAGATGAACTCAATGAGATCTGTCATCACTGGTCAGGAGATAGAACGCGAAAGGATAGCCAAAGACCTTCATGACAGCCTCGGTGGTTTGCTAAGTACCATAAAACTGCAGTTTGACAATGTAAGGTCAAAAAAGCAGGAACTCGCTGACCTGAAGGAGTATAATCACGCCCATAAGCTACTTGATACAGCCGTAGATGAAGTAAGAACGATATCCAGAAATCTTCAGCCGGGTTCGCTCCATGATCTGGGCCTGGTATCTGCCATCAAGGATCTGATCAACAGGTTTGAAGGTGACGGATATCCAGAAATAGATTTTCAGTACTACGAAATGCCTGAAAAAATGGACAAGATGATCTCTTTGTTGGTGTACAGGATCATCCAGGAACTGCTGAACAATAGTCTCAAACACGCCCAGGCCAAAGAAATCCTGATCCAGATAAATACTGAAGACAATGAACTCGTCATCCAATACGAAGATGACGGAGTGGGCTTTGATCAGAATAATCTGAAACGCAAAGGTATGGGATTGGAAAATATCAAATCCCGGGTCAACTACATGCATGGCAGTCTCATCATGGACAGCAAACAGGACGAAGGCATGTCTGTCCTCATCAGAATCAGATATCAGTAA
- a CDS encoding response regulator transcription factor, whose amino-acid sequence MTNILIADDHTMFVDGMESILKDEVDFFVIGRSYDGPSVIQFINSHTVDVVLLDVNLPGMNGIEVCKEITQHHPEVKVLAISMFNEESFVSEILNNGAKGYILKNTGREELLKAIRTVSKGESYFSNEVTETIMKGLMNQRKASSKNNVFFPKLSRREKEVLKLIAQEFTTQEIADNLYISLKTVESHRSSLLSKLNARNSVGLVRIAMENSLLD is encoded by the coding sequence ATGACAAATATCCTTATAGCTGACGACCATACCATGTTTGTAGATGGAATGGAATCAATACTAAAAGACGAGGTTGATTTTTTTGTGATAGGTCGCAGTTATGACGGGCCTTCAGTTATACAGTTTATCAATTCTCATACTGTAGATGTCGTATTGCTCGATGTCAATCTACCCGGTATGAATGGCATAGAAGTGTGCAAAGAAATCACTCAACATCATCCTGAGGTCAAGGTACTCGCCATCTCCATGTTCAACGAAGAGAGTTTTGTCTCCGAGATCCTGAATAATGGTGCCAAAGGGTATATCTTAAAAAATACAGGCAGAGAAGAATTACTAAAAGCAATCAGGACGGTATCCAAAGGAGAATCTTACTTTTCCAATGAAGTGACTGAAACCATCATGAAAGGCCTCATGAATCAGAGAAAGGCTTCATCAAAAAATAATGTTTTTTTCCCTAAACTATCCCGAAGAGAAAAAGAAGTACTTAAACTTATTGCACAGGAATTTACGACACAGGAAATAGCTGACAATTTATACATCAGTCTGAAGACCGTAGAATCACATCGCAGCTCACTACTTTCTAAACTTAATGCAAGAAATAGTGTGGGATTAGTCCGAATTGCTATGGAAAATAGCTTGCTGGATTGA
- a CDS encoding SHOCT domain-containing protein has product MAKAIQQGYKKFDIINHDSELSYLRNTTVFKHFVDNGYKILTNQTEVMNPLSRIEELEKFSELFEKGILTKDEFENEKKKILSMER; this is encoded by the coding sequence TTGGCCAAAGCAATACAACAAGGATATAAAAAGTTTGATATAATTAACCACGACAGCGAGCTCTCATATTTAAGAAACACAACTGTTTTTAAACATTTTGTAGATAATGGTTACAAAATACTGACAAACCAAACAGAAGTGATGAATCCCTTAAGTAGAATTGAGGAACTTGAAAAATTTAGTGAATTATTTGAAAAAGGTATTTTGACTAAAGACGAATTTGAAAATGAAAAGAAAAAAATTCTTTCAATGGAAAGATAA
- a CDS encoding transposase produces the protein MQKLLTFRNSSNKNDFFKNTKQSLYEIFQVVKDGDLCSNVIDYQSVLKLKTSDLCENAIKYIEGLFCAERSKRNIERMVEKSKADYQSQQHFISDSPWSASDLMMEVAKKVNKDLGDRKLQALNIDENSNKKSGKHSVGVSRQYNGNEGKIENSQTGVFASLGSGEKVCLVNARLYLPKEWTDDEKRCIKAGIPKKAIKYATKMQLAMEMIDELDKQGIEYGWIGGFTVWTRI, from the coding sequence GTGCAAAAACTTCTTACCTTTAGGAACAGCAGTAACAAAAACGACTTTTTTAAGAACACAAAACAAAGCCTTTATGAAATTTTTCAGGTCGTCAAGGATGGCGACCTTTGCTCAAATGTCATTGATTATCAATCAGTTTTAAAATTAAAGACATCAGACCTTTGCGAAAATGCTATTAAATATATCGAAGGTTTGTTCTGCGCCGAACGCTCCAAGCGCAATATAGAACGAATGGTAGAAAAGTCAAAAGCCGATTATCAATCTCAACAGCACTTCATTTCAGATTCACCCTGGAGTGCTTCGGATCTCATGATGGAAGTGGCTAAAAAAGTCAATAAAGATTTAGGGGATCGAAAGCTACAAGCGCTCAATATTGATGAAAATAGTAACAAAAAATCAGGTAAGCACTCCGTTGGAGTCTCCAGACAATATAATGGCAATGAAGGAAAGATCGAAAATTCACAAACAGGCGTATTTGCGTCGTTAGGAAGTGGTGAGAAAGTGTGTTTGGTTAACGCACGTTTATATCTTCCAAAGGAGTGGACAGATGATGAAAAGAGATGTATTAAAGCAGGTATCCCAAAGAAAGCTATTAAATACGCTACTAAAATGCAACTTGCCATGGAGATGATAGATGAGCTAGACAAACAAGGGATAGAATATGGATGGATAGGCGGATTCACTGTATGGACAAGGATATGA
- a CDS encoding DUF4375 domain-containing protein: MVIITFIIKYGQSEKSLNEKIRKYDLLVSNNKAKKEYTPFSLNELENKNDNVLVFDISMNLFNKFLVNGNLKLDKVLSANKSQQAVFLINNLDGEVHNGGFNQYYTNSRMQFMDLLPNLLNHIGAQRMSELVHKANKTLEENYKEIFKYQDGTVEGFCKSYEDNPLNELDTEFYKLYEKENLLELLTKFVRQNLTDFTASNDLQRNVFLKNQYHQQIISLGGLVIYFGQYHFYVF; encoded by the coding sequence ATGGTGATAATTACATTTATCATTAAATATGGCCAATCCGAAAAATCACTGAATGAAAAAATTAGAAAGTATGATTTACTTGTGAGTAACAACAAAGCCAAAAAAGAATATACTCCCTTTTCTCTGAATGAATTAGAGAATAAAAATGATAATGTCCTAGTTTTTGATATCAGTATGAATCTGTTTAATAAATTTTTAGTAAATGGCAATCTGAAATTGGATAAAGTGTTATCAGCAAATAAATCTCAACAAGCGGTTTTTCTGATAAATAACTTGGATGGAGAAGTACACAATGGAGGTTTTAATCAGTATTACACAAATAGTCGAATGCAGTTTATGGATCTATTACCCAACCTATTGAATCACATTGGTGCCCAAAGAATGTCTGAACTGGTTCACAAAGCTAACAAAACACTTGAAGAAAACTATAAAGAAATTTTTAAGTATCAGGATGGTACAGTCGAAGGGTTTTGTAAATCATACGAAGATAATCCGCTAAATGAATTAGATACTGAGTTTTATAAACTTTATGAAAAGGAAAATTTATTGGAATTATTAACTAAATTTGTAAGGCAAAACCTTACTGATTTTACAGCCTCCAATGACCTTCAGAGAAATGTCTTTCTCAAAAATCAATACCACCAACAAATTATTTCTTTGGGTGGCCTTGTTATTTATTTTGGCCAGTATCATTTTTATGTTTTTTGA
- a CDS encoding peptidylprolyl isomerase, with protein MNEDFLNSQGDGVYAKFETNKGVIYAILEHKKTPLTVANFVGLAEGKIKNNSKSEGTPYYNGLKFHRVIKDFMIQGGCPFGTGTGDPGYKFADEFDATLKHEGPGILSMANSGPATNGSQFFITHVATPWLDGKHTVFGHVIKGQNIVDTIAQNDTLLSLTIFRKGAEAMAFDGAKVFEAEKVNMEAKQKALDAERAAAAEKIKAEYPNVTASGLRYIVIQEGTGQKPVATSNVKVHYTGAFLDGKVFDSSVQRGQPIDFGLNQVIPGWTEGVQLMREGGKYKFYIPYQLAYGERGYAGAIPAKADLIFEVELIKINQ; from the coding sequence ATGAACGAAGATTTTTTAAATTCTCAGGGAGATGGCGTATATGCTAAATTTGAAACCAACAAAGGCGTAATCTATGCTATCCTCGAACATAAAAAAACGCCACTTACAGTTGCCAACTTCGTTGGTTTGGCAGAAGGCAAAATCAAAAATAACTCAAAATCAGAGGGTACACCATATTACAATGGTCTTAAGTTTCACAGAGTCATCAAGGATTTTATGATTCAGGGTGGCTGCCCTTTTGGTACTGGTACGGGAGATCCTGGATACAAGTTTGCTGATGAATTTGATGCCACGCTTAAGCACGAAGGACCAGGTATCCTGAGTATGGCCAATTCTGGTCCGGCGACAAACGGATCACAGTTTTTTATCACTCATGTGGCTACACCATGGTTGGATGGTAAACACACGGTTTTCGGACATGTCATCAAAGGACAAAATATAGTGGACACCATCGCTCAGAATGATACCCTATTGAGCCTGACTATCTTCAGAAAAGGTGCTGAAGCGATGGCATTTGATGGTGCTAAAGTATTTGAAGCTGAAAAAGTCAACATGGAAGCCAAGCAAAAAGCGCTTGATGCTGAAAGAGCCGCAGCAGCTGAAAAAATCAAAGCAGAATACCCTAATGTCACAGCAAGCGGACTGAGATATATTGTCATCCAGGAAGGTACAGGGCAAAAACCGGTAGCTACCAGCAACGTAAAGGTGCACTACACCGGAGCATTTCTGGATGGAAAAGTATTTGACAGCAGCGTCCAGCGCGGTCAGCCGATAGACTTTGGTCTGAATCAGGTGATACCCGGATGGACAGAAGGTGTTCAACTCATGAGAGAAGGTGGAAAATATAAATTTTACATTCCTTACCAACTCGCTTATGGAGAAAGAGGATACGCTGGAGCAATTCCTGCTAAAGCCGATCTTATATTTGAAGTAGAGCTGATCAAAATAAATCAGTAA
- a CDS encoding TonB-dependent receptor, which translates to MNLRKVFLLLCISALTFTVYSQTGTIKGNVKDGKTNDYMIGATVMIQGTSKGTTTDLDGNFEIPEVQAGIYNLMITSVGYTDLIIEKVRVETGKESIVNTSMTEQSLVLDAVEVKAKRKTDTEVSVVSEIRQLANIAVGVSSQQITKTQDRDASQVVRRVPGVSIFDDRFIVVRGLNERYNTVLLNDIITPSTEVDVKSFSFDLIPSSAIDRMMVFKSPSADLPGDIAGGAIKIYTKTVPDADNVSIGFTVGYRGNATGANVLDYQGSNLDAFGFGGAYRSLPSNFPSTRKVITEASTEAVIDKFRNLNPYYSATNKTVIPDFRGNINLSKRFFIGNKELTTISYINYSNTNTYQQMLQNRFLFDESLQSTFNDDNYTNNVRLGAMSNWALILNPRNKIEFRSIFNQLSSKETVIRKGTLFENNLETSNQSFRYEQRSILSSQLNGTHELSDKTRFKWIGGFGYTQRTEPDFRRYTSSRELGSEGAYKIDLQQFESPTLQQAARFWSNMDEFVVTSTATLDKVLGTKHSDNEKNKVLKMGVYSEYKDRYFKARWFGVVNPNRVDASITTQKPEDFFSNDNLRASRVFYSEGTNFDDKYTAQNMLNAGYVSFYMPLTSKLNATIGFRGEYNQQSLQSRERGGGQKVDVDNRIFSPMPSLNANYKLNDKHMLRLGYGSTVNRPEFRELAPFTYYDFIFDVSRRGNKDIKVANIHNFDLRYDFYPSPGELITIGAFYKKFINPIEAAIFYNGSTVAFTVANSESATSSGIELEVRKNLTKNFMVLFNASVINSNVVVSGLSDFNRYLQGQSPYLINAGLFYNLPETGIQANILYNIIGPRIYVIGDNVLSSNVFEMPRNVLDFNLSKTFGKIELKAGVQDLLNQPFQLRQDTNRDNKITDSDGVFQEFKRGSTYYFSVNFKF; encoded by the coding sequence ATGAACCTAAGAAAAGTATTTTTACTGCTGTGTATTTCAGCATTGACATTTACGGTTTACTCACAAACAGGCACCATCAAAGGAAATGTCAAAGATGGTAAAACCAATGACTATATGATCGGAGCTACCGTAATGATTCAGGGCACATCCAAAGGAACTACGACAGATCTGGATGGTAATTTTGAAATTCCAGAAGTTCAGGCAGGGATCTACAATTTAATGATTACCAGTGTGGGATATACTGATCTCATCATTGAAAAAGTAAGAGTTGAAACGGGCAAAGAATCCATCGTAAACACTTCCATGACCGAACAATCTCTGGTATTGGATGCAGTGGAAGTCAAAGCCAAAAGAAAGACAGATACTGAAGTCTCAGTGGTGTCAGAAATCAGACAGCTTGCCAATATCGCTGTAGGTGTATCATCACAACAAATCACTAAAACTCAGGATAGAGATGCATCTCAAGTTGTAAGGAGAGTGCCTGGTGTTTCGATTTTTGACGACAGATTTATTGTAGTCAGAGGGCTAAACGAAAGATACAACACTGTCTTACTTAATGATATCATCACGCCATCCACAGAGGTAGATGTTAAGTCATTTTCATTTGATCTCATTCCGAGCTCTGCTATTGACAGGATGATGGTATTTAAGTCACCATCTGCTGACCTTCCCGGTGATATTGCTGGTGGTGCTATCAAGATATATACCAAAACAGTACCGGATGCTGACAATGTATCAATAGGTTTTACTGTTGGCTACAGAGGCAATGCTACAGGTGCCAATGTACTGGATTATCAGGGAAGTAATTTGGATGCATTTGGATTTGGTGGAGCATACAGAAGCTTGCCTTCAAACTTTCCAAGTACAAGAAAGGTCATCACTGAAGCAAGCACTGAGGCTGTTATTGATAAATTCCGAAATCTCAATCCATACTACAGTGCTACAAATAAAACGGTGATTCCTGATTTTAGGGGCAACATCAACCTCAGCAAGAGATTTTTTATCGGAAATAAAGAGTTGACTACGATCTCTTATATCAACTATTCCAATACAAATACCTATCAACAAATGTTACAAAACAGGTTTTTGTTTGATGAATCATTGCAGAGTACATTTAACGACGACAACTATACCAACAATGTCCGTTTGGGAGCTATGTCCAACTGGGCCTTGATCCTCAATCCGAGAAATAAAATTGAATTCAGAAGCATTTTCAATCAGCTCTCATCCAAAGAAACGGTCATCAGAAAAGGCACATTGTTTGAAAATAACCTTGAGACTTCCAACCAGTCTTTCAGATATGAGCAAAGAAGTATCTTGTCCAGTCAACTGAACGGTACACACGAACTGAGTGATAAAACAAGGTTCAAATGGATAGGTGGTTTCGGATATACACAAAGGACAGAGCCTGACTTCAGAAGATACACTTCATCCAGAGAATTGGGATCAGAAGGAGCTTATAAGATAGACTTACAACAGTTTGAATCCCCGACACTGCAACAAGCTGCAAGATTCTGGTCCAACATGGATGAATTTGTGGTCACAAGTACAGCCACTCTGGATAAAGTACTGGGAACAAAACATAGTGATAATGAAAAAAATAAGGTTCTCAAGATGGGTGTGTACTCAGAGTATAAGGACCGATATTTCAAGGCAAGATGGTTTGGTGTAGTCAATCCCAACAGAGTTGATGCATCGATCACGACACAAAAGCCTGAAGACTTCTTCAGCAATGATAACTTGAGAGCGTCAAGAGTATTCTACTCTGAAGGCACCAACTTTGATGACAAATATACAGCCCAGAATATGCTCAATGCCGGATATGTAAGTTTTTACATGCCTTTGACGAGCAAATTGAATGCAACTATAGGTTTCAGAGGAGAATACAATCAGCAGTCTCTTCAGAGCCGTGAAAGGGGTGGTGGACAAAAAGTAGATGTAGATAACAGGATTTTTAGCCCTATGCCATCACTCAACGCCAACTACAAACTCAATGACAAACATATGCTCAGATTGGGTTATGGTTCTACAGTCAACAGACCTGAATTCAGAGAATTGGCGCCATTTACATACTATGACTTTATATTTGATGTCTCAAGAAGAGGCAATAAAGATATCAAAGTCGCCAATATCCACAATTTTGACCTGAGATACGACTTTTATCCATCTCCGGGTGAGTTGATCACCATAGGGGCTTTCTACAAAAAATTTATCAATCCTATAGAAGCGGCTATATTCTACAATGGTAGTACCGTTGCTTTCACAGTTGCAAATTCAGAATCTGCCACGTCATCCGGTATTGAGCTTGAAGTAAGAAAAAATCTTACCAAAAACTTCATGGTACTTTTTAATGCCTCAGTCATCAATAGCAACGTGGTAGTGAGCGGACTGAGTGACTTTAACAGATACCTTCAAGGTCAATCTCCATATTTGATCAATGCAGGTTTATTTTACAATCTTCCAGAAACTGGTATTCAGGCGAATATACTTTACAATATCATCGGACCCAGAATATATGTGATTGGGGACAATGTATTGAGCTCCAATGTATTTGAGATGCCGAGAAATGTGCTTGATTTCAATTTATCGAAGACTTTTGGAAAAATAGAATTGAAAGCCGGAGTTCAGGACTTACTCAATCAACCATTCCAACTCAGACAGGATACCAACAGAGATAACAAGATTACTGATTCGGATGGTGTATTCCAGGAATTCAAACGAGGTTCTACCTATTACTTTAGTGTAAATTTCAAATTTTAA